CATGCGGTAAACGATGATGTAGAGCTTTTTGCCGTGCTCGGTCACGCGGTATTCGACGCGGGGCGGGTAGCCGTAGCATTCGATTTTTTCGAGCAGTTTGTCCTGTTGCATTTGCCGCAGCCGCATGGTCAGGACCTTTTCGCTGAGCCCGTGGATGGAGGCGAGGATATCCTTGAAACGGGTGTTCCCGCAGAGGATTGCCGTGAGAATCTCGACGGTCCACTTGCTGCGCAGGACGTCCATGGTGTCGCCGATGGACATCACCTCGCGGCAGAGGGTCTTGGAATCCTTGACCGTGATTTCGCCTATGATTTTTTCGATGTTGTCTGAACTTTCGGGCATTTCAGTAGAAATATAACACATTTATAAATTCAAGGAGCGGGCGGGGGAAGCCTCCCCCTGATTGCAGCCTTGGCCTGTTGTCACCCTGGAGCGAAGCGATAGGGGATAGGGTCCAG
The genomic region above belongs to Fibrobacter sp. and contains:
- a CDS encoding helix-turn-helix transcriptional regulator translates to MPESSDNIEKIIGEITVKDSKTLCREVMSIGDTMDVLRSKWTVEILTAILCGNTRFKDILASIHGLSEKVLTMRLRQMQQDKLLEKIECYGYPPRVEYRVTEHGKKLYIIVYRMSEWGMEHRRIILGGHLPNGK